One window of the Anas acuta chromosome 12, bAnaAcu1.1, whole genome shotgun sequence genome contains the following:
- the BLOC1S6 gene encoding biogenesis of lysosome-related organelles complex 1 subunit 6 isoform X2, with protein MSGAGWPREEAAVAAAGGPERPLGSSDASPDEGVVEDLPIIDEKAVEQLTEGLISHYLPDLQRSKSALHELTQNQVVLLETLEQEITKFKECNYILDVDALFSEAKHYHSKLVSIRNEMLMLHEKTSKLKKRALKLQQKRQKEELEQEQQREKELEREKQLTAKPARRT; from the exons ATGAGCGGCGCGGGGTGGCCccgggaggaggcggcggtggcggcCGCCGGCGGCCCCGAGCGGCCGCTGG GTTCCAGTGATGCATCTCCAGATGAAGGAGTAGTAGAAGATCTGCCTATAATAGATGAGAAAGCTGTGGAGCAGTTAACTGAAGGATTGATTTCTCATTATTTGCCTGATCTTCAGCGATCAAAATCAGCTCTACATGAACTTAC acaGAACCAAGTAGTATTACTAGAAACATTAGAACAAGAAATTACAAAATTCAAAGAATGTAACTACATTCTTGATGTCGATGCCTTG ttttcagaagctaAACACTATCACAGCAAGTTAGTGAGTATTAGAAACGAAATGTTGATGCTCCATGAGAAGACATCCAAGTTAAAA aaaagaGCACTTAAGCTGCAAcaaaagaggcagaaagaagaactagaacaagaacaacaacgTGAGAAGGAACTTGAAAGAGAGAAGCAATTAACAGCAAAACCTGCTAGGAGGACATGA
- the BLOC1S6 gene encoding biogenesis of lysosome-related organelles complex 1 subunit 6 isoform X1, giving the protein MMISFVLPRNHFCELRSVFPPKLAMKVSFFPPTNSCSSDASPDEGVVEDLPIIDEKAVEQLTEGLISHYLPDLQRSKSALHELTQNQVVLLETLEQEITKFKECNYILDVDALFSEAKHYHSKLVSIRNEMLMLHEKTSKLKKRALKLQQKRQKEELEQEQQREKELEREKQLTAKPARRT; this is encoded by the exons ATGATGATCTCATTTGTTCTTCCTAGGAATCACTTCTGCGAGCTGAGAAGTGTCTTCCCCCCCAAACTTGCCatgaaagtttcttttttcccaccGACAAACAGCT GTTCCAGTGATGCATCTCCAGATGAAGGAGTAGTAGAAGATCTGCCTATAATAGATGAGAAAGCTGTGGAGCAGTTAACTGAAGGATTGATTTCTCATTATTTGCCTGATCTTCAGCGATCAAAATCAGCTCTACATGAACTTAC acaGAACCAAGTAGTATTACTAGAAACATTAGAACAAGAAATTACAAAATTCAAAGAATGTAACTACATTCTTGATGTCGATGCCTTG ttttcagaagctaAACACTATCACAGCAAGTTAGTGAGTATTAGAAACGAAATGTTGATGCTCCATGAGAAGACATCCAAGTTAAAA aaaagaGCACTTAAGCTGCAAcaaaagaggcagaaagaagaactagaacaagaacaacaacgTGAGAAGGAACTTGAAAGAGAGAAGCAATTAACAGCAAAACCTGCTAGGAGGACATGA
- the SLC30A4 gene encoding probable proton-coupled zinc antiporter SLC30A4 isoform X2: MAGAGLWTSLKSALWRSGDPALFLNDSSAFDFSDEAADDDFPRFNKLRVVVADEPSDAALEPPGNGLHLGLQPDEDSLPERGSALWGAGGTAPGPCGGCSARRELCKQRKVKKQLTLAAVLYLLFMTGELVGGYVANSLAIMTDALHMLTDLSGIILTLLAVWLSAKSPTKRFTFGFHRLEWVFC, encoded by the exons ATGGCGGGGGCCGGCCTGTGGACGAGCCTCAAGTCCGCGCTGTGGAGGAGCGGGGACCCGGCATTGTTCCTCAACGACTCCAGTGCCTTCGACTTCTCGGACGAGGCGGCCGACGACGACTTCCCCAGGTTTAACAAGCTGCGGGTGGTGGTGGCGGACGAGCCGTCAGACGCGGCCCTCGAGCCGCCGGGGAACGGGCTGCACCTGGGCCTGCAGCCCGACGAGGACTCGCTGCCGGAGCGGGGCAGCGCGCTGTGGGGCGCCGGGGGCACGGCGCCGGGCCCCTGCGGCGGCTGCAGCGCCCGGAGGGAGCTCTGCAAGCAGAGGAAGGTGAAGAAGCAGCTGACCCTCGCGGCTGTCCTCTACCTGCTCTTCATGACGGGGGAGCTCGTGG GTGGATATGTTGCTAACAGTCTAGCAATTATGACAGATGCACTTCACATGTTAACTGACCTTAGCGGTATTATTTTGACCCTGCTTGCTGTCTGGCTGTCTGCAAAGTCTCCAACAAAGAGGTTCACTTTTGGATTTCATCGCTTAG aaTGGGTTTTTTGCTGA